From the genome of Bacteroidota bacterium:
ATGCCTGCATGAGTTGCGATATTGTATCGGGTGCAACGGCTTGCGACAGGCCAAGCCGGTTCATGCCTGTATCCACTTTTACGTGGACGGACAGTCCGCTGATGTTTTTTGCTGCCAGCACTTGCTCAGCAATGGCAGCCGAAGTGATCGATGCATCGAGTTGCAATGCAACATAAACGGGCAGGTTTTTGGGGTGGGGAGGCGAAGCAACAAGGATGGTTGCATCAGGCGCGTATTCCCGCAATTTGACAGCTTCGTCGAGTGTGGCAACCATAAAATGGTTGAGCCCGGCTGCGAGGAGATAAGGCACTATCGCTGTCATGCCGTGGCCATACGCATCAGCCTTGATAACAGCCATGAGTGCAATGTTGCCGGCGTGTTTTTTTAAAAGCTGGATGTTTTGCTGTAGCAAACGGGTATCGATTTCAGCGAAGGTTGTATACCCTGGCTGCGGGAGCACCATATTGTGCTGCGGCGTGTGAATAATAGTTGGCAATCTGGTCAGCAACCGTTGAATTGGTGAGCAGTAGAACGGGCAAGGCTAATGCACCGCATGGCGTGGTGTTCCTGCGCTGCTAAAGCGGCAAAACAGGCCATTATTGCAGTTGTATTTGAACCCTTCATGCAGTATCGTCATGGGGTTAAATTCTCTTTACAATTCCTGATCTCAGATGCAAATTCGACGTCTTTATATACTGGTTTTCCTGTTGTGTGTCGCACCA
Proteins encoded in this window:
- the alr gene encoding alanine racemase gives rise to the protein MVLPQPGYTTFAEIDTRLLQQNIQLLKKHAGNIALMAVIKADAYGHGMTAIVPYLLAAGLNHFMVATLDEAVKLREYAPDATILVASPPHPKNLPVYVALQLDASITSAAIAEQVLAAKNISGLSVHVKVDTGMNRLGLSQAVAPDTISQLMQASSIRVAGIWSHLATAGDRDKTFARRQIDAAYAVLDAFPMFDGYFHVGNSGTLLNLRDHIGRHPKELIRLGGALLGIPASQRLARQFGLKPIMALKSRVIHINDLQPGESVSYGKTWTATSATRIAVIGAGYADGYPSALS